The DNA sequence AGGTAGAAAGAAAGGCTGAAAGGAAACAGGAAGCCGGGCTCGAAAGCAGATTTCCCTCGAAACACCTAGAaacttttactttctctttcctcagatGCTAATGactttctgcagcttctcagcCAACTTcccactcctcccttcccagccccctGTTGCTGCATGCCATCCCACAGCTCCAGTATAAAGTTTGGCTTTTGCAGCATGAAGCAGCTGGGCCAAGCTACCAGGGAATGATAATGACCTCAGAAATCTGCTGTTAGCTCGACAACAATAGGGTGCTCAGTCTAGTGGAAAATTGTGTTCATCAGCTAACTCTGCTCAGTTACTAATTGACATtgccaaatattttaagaacaattGGAATGcacaagcaaaaaaatgaagatcTTAATCCTCAGACTTaaatttttttgcctgttttgttCACATTGAGCAGTTGATGACTatcactgaaaagagaaagaaaaagaaagaaaggaaaagaaagaaagaaggaagaaagaaagaaaaagaataagaaaacagaaagagaaagaaaagaaaggaagaaagaaaggaagaaagaaaaagagagagaaagaaaaaagtatcgTATCACTGTCTTTCCTATGTCTGTGCAATGATGCCCAGTACAAAAGCTTTTTATGTGTTCTGTCAAAGGACATAAATATGGGCTGAAACTCTGTGTTTAATAACAAAAGCTCTTCTACCCACTCACACCCCCCCATTTTAACCCCCCAAAAGATGTCTGAAAGATTCCAAAACAGCTGATCAAACAAACTATGCCAAAGTCAACATTAAATGCTGCATGCAAGAATAAGTGGTTAtatttaacagtattttattttctttttttaatccctctGCTTTCCATTGATCATGTAACTTGGCCTACTTTATTTAATGAACTGGAGGGTCAGTGCATTCAATTACCCCTTTCATACTATCAAGACTTCAATTATCCCCACACCAAAATTATAGGAAAATGCAGAAGGTACCACCCTGCTGGATATAATGAACAGTATCATTTCTTACTACATTAAGTTTTAATTATTCCATGCATTAATTCCTAAGCAAAACCTGTATAAATAcaacttttgtttaaaattagaGATCTAGAAATAAGACTGGAcatccagctctgctttgctgcgTTTCTGCTGTGAGAtgctgcaaaattaatttccaaagtgTGCTTGAATTTAGACAAGAATCATCCGGGGAGTATCTCCACATATACACCACTGTCTGCACACAGAAGGGTATGTAAAAGCACGTATTTTTTACAGCAGCTTCTCTTGGTATTGTATGTGGAGCcagaaatggcatttatttGACTCTCATAATTTCAcacaaaagtaaacaaaaaacaagataaaacaatgaaaaacacaGGGAAGTGATCTGTGTGACTAGTTTCGTTcatttctgttagaaaatatGACCTCTCAATTTGTCAAAGGTCCCAGTTTTAGCAGTTGATCTTAAGCTTAGTTCTCAGCAGTTTGGAGAGCTAAagaacaaacacattttctggtTCACTGGAGTCATTTTCACATGTTCACTGATTCAAACATTCTTTTACTCACATAACAAACAGCTGCATACCACATTAGCCCAGCCAGTGACAGTCACACATCTCTGCAATAACTGTTTGATTGCAAACTTGaccctttcttcttctcagcCTGAGCtagacatttttaaacaggCACTCCATTCCCAATCCTCCTTTGCAAAGAATTACATCAGATAACAAAGACTTCTCTGCCACTCATTGTAAGCCTTCTTCTGGAGATCTGTTCTAAGAGGCACTGTGTAAAAAGGTTTTTATGATGAATTCCGAACTACTATCATGTTAAGAGCACCAATTTATAAAGAAGAATTCATTGGTTAAGAtctgaaaaaatagtttctcaGGCCCTACTGACCcagttttcaacaaaaaaagaatcaagtGATGCAAATTAAGTTTTAAGACATTGTTATGCCGTCTGAGAAATTTGTAAAACTGTGTTTTGTGGTAATTTCTTCATAGAAGATTCAATGACTACTTAATTCTCCCTTACGCAAAAAATCTGATTCCTTTATATTCTACAGGTTTATCTTTCACAGGTAGTGATAAAATACACACTTCATAACAATGAAAAGTTCCAACAGCAACAtgacaataaaattaattttaaagtactAAAGAATACTCAGATTTTGTTCTGGCAAAATGCAATACTCTCTTCCTTTCATCTGATTAAGAAGTTATAAAACCGTGCACACTTTCCAGGATAGAATGTATGGCACCAAGAGCCTTCCTAGATTGACTAGTAACAGACTAAAGGAGACAATCGGATATTAATATaaaaggtttggttttcttcagtaaaaatgaATGTGCTTCTAGCAACTGTGACTGcaggtattttgttttcatttttatatgctttgATATAAATGCATCaggtatgaaaataaatgttttaaataaactgtagttcaagtaaaaaacaattttaaattagagGCCAGAGAGAGAACAACACTGCAGTGTTATCTTTTGCCTctgaaggaagggaaaactTCCCACAACAATACATTTAACGAACTAGAACACTTGGAATTAAAGTTTTCGGGGCATTCAAAACACACCAACTTTCACATGCATTGTTTTGAATCCTCTTCAATCTCTTAACAGTTCAACCTCACTCAGAAAACTCTGGGgctcttttcttccaaactttTCCTGACAGCCCTGGAAGGCTATGGACAGAATTTAAACAATTTCAGGATCTTTTATTTCCGATTGCTCTATGGCATTGCAAAACAAAAGTGACGCTTTCTATATTAGAGAGGAGCGttctctcccccccgccccccctcacCCGCAATGtgtaggatttttaaaagtgaaagttagaaaaataatcttcttcATCCTGACATATTTTCAATCCTCTTAAAACAATCTCAACAACTATATATAGTATGAAATTAGCTCTCGCCTGTTACCCTTGTTCCTACATAGAATTTTCTAATGTGTCTCACCAGTAATAAATTGTAAACGAGGCTATGACTCTAAGAGTAGACAGTGTGTTTCATGGGTATTTAAACAACAGCATTAAGTACTATAGGAATCTGTGGAATGTGGAGTGCAGATTTATGTGTCTTAACAATTTCTTTACTGGTTTGTAATAAGCCAGCAAActaacactttatttttatattaatttggCCTCAGAAGTAGAGTATACTGGAGCAtgacaagaacaacaaaaataaactggCATATACTTAATAACTGTAACACTGAATTGCCTCcaatactaaaatatttatcgaaactgggggaaagaaaaaaaactaaaaagaatTACCCTCAACAGCCTGCTACCAGCTCTTTAACAGTGGGCAATGTAATGCCTTAAGGTACCTCAaactgtctttcattttctagaCTTAATGGCTGATTGCAGAAATCAATGTTGCCATTAGTAACAGAGTATTTGTTATGGCATGATTTCCTCTGTTGTTAGGCTTGCAGAATGATTACAGTATTAGTGAGGTGCTTTCTTTATAAAGGGCTGAAGATATAACTTTCAATTTACTATCCATTAGTAAGTGACTTTGGAAATATAGATGAGGCCAGAAATCTTACCTGTTATTACTTGgagattttatttcagcagtcaTAGGctagtaactttaaaaattgtacCAGGAAGCTCAATATTTTATAGACATCTCCAATGAAATATTATCTGCTTTGCTATTTTATACACAGCAAGTTAACATGACATACAATGCAATTAAAACGTTTCAGtccaatttctatttttcttgtactttcaaataaatgtgaatTAAGCAAAAGGCTTCATACATGTTAAAACCTGCACATAAGTTAAAAGATTGGCAAAAAGTTagcaatttgtattttttaatcagtCCAGTGGCCAGGTACAAGTAGGTATCTCAGCTAAGTAATTGATATGGCTGTGAGAATAAGGGCAATCAGAGAGGTTAGCCAACACGCTGTTTATTAATCCTATTTCTTTGAACTATAGCTCAGAGAAGGCATCTTTCCTCACCCTGTTACATGGAGGACACAGAAAGATCTGCAAGAGAGACACCACGAAcagaagaagagggaaaaaaacaccttccAAAACCTGGAGGGAGAGGCCCTGGAAGCGACACCGCCATTGGTGACGGTACAGACCCTGCacgctgctgctggtggggtggcGGAGGTGACAGCTGAAGGGCTAGGAAACCAGCcctgggaggggagaaaaaggtgAGCCGAGAATTAACCTCGAAGGCATTGCAAGAACCCAAACACAGATGTTCTGGCATACACCACCACGTCCCTGTGGACTGCTAGGAAACGACCTGACAAGAGAATGTATAAAAAACCTACTTTGCTGCTGTGATTTCAAATATAGCTATGAAGCTTTTGgtgcagagagggaagaagaagtTATCATACCTGAAGAGGAGGGTGAGGAAGGATGTGGGCTGTCCTCCTGGGCACTCCCCGTCTGTGAGAGACCCCCACCTACTCCGCTTTCTTCAGTAATGTTAGAGGACCCTGGTGTTGTCGACCTGCTGACAGACTGAGACTCTTGATCACTTCCAGACCCACGTCGCTCATCAAGACTACCTTGAAGGATttcatcttctcctttcctgtctCTTTTGTGGACCCTGGAGTGAACGACCACTTGGTGGTATGTTCTAAAAACCCTTCCGCAGTCCGGGCATTCAGTTGGCTTTTCTTTTACGTTTCCATGACTTTGTAAGTTGTAATCGAGTCCCTGGTTCATACCATGTGACAAAAAATCTCTACTGCCTTCTAAAGGGTCTAGTTTGTTTGGCAAGTCTCTCTGATTGCCCATTTTAGTGCTGTGAACCAAATCAGCAGGCATTTTCTGCTTAGAGCCATCTGCTCCTACTAACACATACTCCCGCTTCTCCTTATCAAACATAACTCCAGCATTTGCCAAAGTGTCTTCATGGCTGCGCTGTATCTGCTGCTCTTTAGACAAAAAGCCATGTTCCATGGCCATTCCCCTTGCCATAAGCTGCCAGGCCTGATAGCTGTTTACTGGATCCATCTCTGCCGCTTTGGCGGCAGCTTGTAACCTTTCTATACAGCTGGATTTCAGAGGAGGCACCAGATTGAGACAGCCCAATAAAGAATGTTTATCCCCTTCAGCAATACTGTGGCCAATGCCAGAAATGGGCGAAAGGAGCTTCCCCAagacttctttctctttcatggGCATATCTCCTTTGTTATAGATTTGATTTTGTTCACTTAAACTCGCTTTGTCGGGAGGAAGAAAGCCACTCTGCAAACATGACAGGTATCTCGAATATAAGTTTGCGTGAGCTTCCTGGGACATGCTGCTGATGGAGACAGGTACTTCGGGATCATTAGGAGATTTGTTCTTTACAGATAACTTATTCAGGTGAACTTTCATGTGATTTTTAAGAAACCAAGGCTCTTTGAATCGCCTCCCGCAGATCTGACAGCAGTGTTCAAAGGAATCCTTGTGCTTTCTCATGTGGCCTTTTAGGAACCAGGCTTGGCTAAACACTTGGCCACACACCTCGCAACGAAACTCGTTGGTGGATTGCTCCCCATTCCCGTTGGAGCCCTGGCCCTGCGCTGACTCCGCAGTTATGTGAGCCTTCTCCACGTGGCTGATCAGCTCCTCCTCCTGCGAGGCAGCAAAGTCACACAGGGTGCACTTGTAAGGCTTGTGCAGAATCCTTATGTGCCTGTCCAGCTCTTCTCGCTTCTTAAACTTGCCTTTGCAGAACGTGCATCTGAACCCAGCTGTCTGAGCAACAACTTCTTCCTGGACACTGACTGGCTTTGGAGAGGGAACGGGGTTTGAAATATCAGGTGTGCTGTGGTTAGCTGGCACAGACAAGTTACAGTTTGCAAGGGGCATCGGCTGGGtgtgctgctgtgctttcaCATCAGGTCGTGGCTGCAAGAGGCTGCTCTTCATCTGTTTGTCCCGAAGAATtgccctctcctccagctcatgtaaaagtctgttttcttctcgGACTCTTCCACGACCTTTGCCAAGGTTTCCAAGCTTATGAGTACGCAGGTGTATCTTCAGGTTGCCTTTCTGAGCTGCTCTGTGGTCACAGTAGGGACACTTAAATGGTTTCTCTCCAGTATGAGTTCGCATGTGTAGCGACAGGATGCTGTTAAATCGAAAGCGTTTCCCGCAGAGGGGACACGGgtactttctgtttttcctagCATCATCCTCTATATCGCTCATCTGAGACATAATCCCTAGGTTTTGTCCATTTAAGAACTGCTGCAGATCCACACGCCCATTCAAACTGGTATCAACCTCTCTATTGAGCTGGTTTGCCAACAGTGCCATCTGACTGCTGATGGGCTGGTTTGCTATGGACATGTGGCTTTTGTCTTCTAGCGGCGCTGACGCCTTCTCCTCCGGATTCTGCCTGTTCTGGAGCTCCGGGAAGGCATGGCTGAGCTGGGAAGTGATCTGGTGCAGCTTCTGGCTCATTGAATACTGCCCATTGAGTATGGTGCTGTTGAGATGGGCGTCAGCTTCTGGCACAGCTGAAGAAACACCAAGGCACAAACTAGCTTCCTCcatctctgaaaatcagaagaTATTTTAGATTCAGACTGTGAAAGAGTTACAAGCATTGAATCACTGACGTACgatttgcattttatgttttaCCTACTCATAATAATGCAAAGGAATTAGtgtaaaaacaataaaaagtgtATTAAATGCCAACTGTGCTGCACAATTTTGGTCATACATGTGCTTTCATTGTTCCACATGTTTACCAATAACcattaattactattttaaaatatgctacaATTTCAAAATCTAATTATTACAGAAGGGGCAAAGGCTTTTACCACCTCCCTTGTCTTTCTTCCTGTGAAATTGCACCTGTTTACATTTCTAAAtctatagaaaaataaatgttatgcaTCTCTCCCATTTCCATTAGAAAAGCCAgggggaaacaaa is a window from the Balearica regulorum gibbericeps isolate bBalReg1 chromosome 13, bBalReg1.pri, whole genome shotgun sequence genome containing:
- the ZNF536 gene encoding zinc finger protein 536, which produces MEEASLCLGVSSAVPEADAHLNSTILNGQYSMSQKLHQITSQLSHAFPELQNRQNPEEKASAPLEDKSHMSIANQPISSQMALLANQLNREVDTSLNGRVDLQQFLNGQNLGIMSQMSDIEDDARKNRKYPCPLCGKRFRFNSILSLHMRTHTGEKPFKCPYCDHRAAQKGNLKIHLRTHKLGNLGKGRGRVREENRLLHELEERAILRDKQMKSSLLQPRPDVKAQQHTQPMPLANCNLSVPANHSTPDISNPVPSPKPVSVQEEVVAQTAGFRCTFCKGKFKKREELDRHIRILHKPYKCTLCDFAASQEEELISHVEKAHITAESAQGQGSNGNGEQSTNEFRCEVCGQVFSQAWFLKGHMRKHKDSFEHCCQICGRRFKEPWFLKNHMKVHLNKLSVKNKSPNDPEVPVSISSMSQEAHANLYSRYLSCLQSGFLPPDKASLSEQNQIYNKGDMPMKEKEVLGKLLSPISGIGHSIAEGDKHSLLGCLNLVPPLKSSCIERLQAAAKAAEMDPVNSYQAWQLMARGMAMEHGFLSKEQQIQRSHEDTLANAGVMFDKEKREYVLVGADGSKQKMPADLVHSTKMGNQRDLPNKLDPLEGSRDFLSHGMNQGLDYNLQSHGNVKEKPTECPDCGRVFRTYHQVVVHSRVHKRDRKGEDEILQGSLDERRGSGSDQESQSVSRSTTPGSSNITEESGVGGGLSQTGSAQEDSPHPSSPSSSDIGEEAGRSVGVQQPALLRDRSLGSAMKDCPYCGKTFRTSHHLKVHLRIHTGEKPYKCPHCDYAGTQSASLKYHLERHHRERQNGAGPLSGQTASQEHKDETSSKSSVFIRPDILRGAFKGLPGIDFRSGMVSQQWTSGMLSSGDQQGQAAGMSSEVSSENMKSSDISSKGTHFSELGRAYQNMVGNGVNFQGSLQAFMDSFVLSSLKKEKEMKDKALSDPLSGKALGSDGGEEKINSKSSQRKTEKSQYEPLDLSVRPDAASLPGSSVTVQDNIAWHGCLFCSFTTSSMELMALHLQANHLGKAKRKDNIIGNNKDQPREASASVNKVSLLPSSVQSSKEAVVSNMLSQLDSASEKMTQGQNKETLGEQKSTAWPSHMESTFCNFTTDFYKQFGVYPGVIGTGTQNSCTSNESEIKTQSEDDPNILLSDSVNKSATDDLSDIASSEDMESSKEENIEDEDIDAEPDIMNKQLSALNKESNEGGDNIQSAVTSQPTQGLVSPLPQASEKQWHSQNLLSSHETAQGVMKPEQVQGPQVLEKQMNMLSVLRAYSSDGLAAFNGLASSTATSGCIKRPDLCGHRPFQCRYCPYSASQKGNLKTHVLCVHRMPFDNSQYPDRRFKRSRVDSEASGNLEEPAAVKPGSSAELTEEGSKAQE